Proteins encoded within one genomic window of Hemitrygon akajei chromosome 13, sHemAka1.3, whole genome shotgun sequence:
- the LOC140737470 gene encoding ribonuclease P protein subunit p25-like protein gives MENYQKTKITELACPQPIASLPKDTIEMKVKESSKIRNLVGYAMGKMESDTTKEILFTGTGKAVSKAISCVEIMKRRLKNLHQITKLYYKQIEELWEPIVSEAGLDSLTVKRNIPAICILLSKDELPSNELGYQPPGSFDAFWIRSLKEEALGQKKKRRGGAGIGRGGKQHGSGRGEKPKKSRS, from the coding sequence ATGGAAAACTATCAGAAAACAAAAATCACAGAGCTGGCTTGTCCGCAGCCAATTGCCAGTCTTCCAAAAGACACTATTGAAATGAAGGTGAAGGAAAGCAGCAAGATAAGAAATCTAGTGGGTTACGCCATGGGCAAAATGGAATCAGACACTACCAAAGAGATCCTGTTCACCGGCACTGGGAAAGCTGTCAGTAAAGCAATCAGCTGTGTGGAAATCATGAAAAGAAGATTAAAAAACCTCCATCAAATTACCAAATTGTATTATAAACAGATTGAAGAACTCTGGGAGCCTATTGTTTCCGAGGCAGGGTTAGATAGTTTAACTGTAAAAAGAAACATCCCTGCTATTTGCATCCTGTTGTCAAAAGACGAACTGCCCTCAAATGAGCTTGGTTACCAACCTCCTGGATCATTTGACGCTTTCTGGATACGCTCTTTAAAAGAGGAGGCACTGGGGCAAAAGAAGAAACGAAGAGGCGGAGCAGGGATAGGCAGAGGGGGCAAACAGCATGgatctggaagaggggagaagcccAAGAAATCTAGGAGCTAA